Below is a window of Janthinobacterium lividum DNA.
AGTGCAGCGCAAGAGCATCCAGAATTGCCAGATGGCCATCGCGCGCCTGTTGAGCGACCGCGACCGCGTGCAAATGACGCCGGAAGAGGCCGAGCAAAATGAGGAAGCGCTGGGCCGGGGCATCGTCACGTTGTGGCAGACGCGTCTGTTGCGCACCAGCAAACTGTCCGTCATGGATGAAGTGGCCAATGGCCTGTCGTTCTACGACCACACCATCCTGCGTGAACTGCCGAAACTGTATTCCTCGCTGGAAACCATGCTGGCCCAGCGCGATGCCCGCTGGGAAGATGCGGAATTGCCCAATTTCATGAAAGTTGGCAGCTGGATAGGCGGCGACCGCGACGGCAATCCCTTTGTCACGGCCGACATCCTGCGCAGCACCCTGCAGACGCAGGCAGACAAGGTACTCGACTTTTACCTCGGCGAATTGCGCAAGCTCGCCTCGCAGCTGTCGCTTGCGCAAATACTCAATGCATGCAGCGAGCCGCTGCGCGCGCTGGCCGAACGCTCGGCCGATGCGTCGCCGCACCGCGTCGACGAGCCGTACCGCCGCGCCCTGCATGGTATCCATGCGCGCCTGGAAGCCACGCGCGTCGTGCTCTCCAACAAGGGCAAGCAAGCCGAAGGCGTGCAGCCCTACGCCGCGGCGGCCGAACTGCTGGCCGACCTGGACGTGGTCCAGCATTCGCTCGTCAGCAATGGCTTGCGCGCGCTGGCGCGTGGCCGGCTGCGCCAGCTGCGCCGCGCCGTCAAGGTCTTCGGCTTTTCGCTGGCGCCGCTCGATCTGCGCCAGAATTCCGACGTGCATGAGCGTGTCGTGGGTGAACTGTTCGCCGGCGCCCAGCCGGGCCTCGTCTATCTGGACCTCGATGAAGAGCAGCGCATCGCCGTGCTGCTGGCCGAGCTGGAGTCGCCACGCTTGCTGACGTCGCCGTATGCGCAGTACTCGGAGGAAACCACCTCCGAACTCGACATCTTCCGCGCCGTGCGCGAAGCCCACCTCAAATACGGCCGCGAATCGGTACCGAACTGCATCATCTCGAAGGCGGCCAGCGTCTCGGACTTGCTGGAAGTGGCGTTGCTGCTGAAAGAAGTGGGCTTGCTGCGCCAGGACAGCCGCGAAGTCGATGTCAACATCATCCCCCTGTTCGAGACCATCGACGACCTGCGCGCCGGCCCGGCCATCATGGCGCGTGCGTTTGGCTTGCCGTTCTACCGTGGCTTGCTCGCGTCGCGCGCGGACCAGCAGGAAGTCATGCTCGGTTATTCGGACAGCAACAAGGACGGCGGTTTCTTGACCTCCGGCTGGGAACTCTACAAGGCCGAGATCGAGCTGGTGACGGTCTTCAAGCAAGAACAGATCAAGCTGCGCTTGTTCCACGGCCGCGGCGGCTCCGTCGGCCGCGGCGGGGGACCCAGCTACGAAGCCATCCTGGCCCAGCCGGCGGGCGCCGTGCAGGGGCAGATCCGCCTGACGGAGCAGGGCGAAGTCATCACGGCCAAGTATGCGAACCCGGAAGTGGGGCGCCGCAACTTGGAAGTGCTGGTGGCCGCCACCATCCAGTCGACCCTGCTGCCGCAGGCACAGCTGCAACCGAAGGCTTCGGCCGGCGCGGGCCACCTGGCCGCGATGGAAGAACTTTCGGGCACGGCCCTGAACGCTTACCGCGACCTCGTGTATGGCACGGAGGGCTTCGAACAGTATTTCTGGGAATCGACGGTGATCGCGGAGATTGCCGCGCTGAACATCGGCAGCCGTCCCGCGTCGCGCAAGAAATCCACGTCCATCGAGGATTTGCGCGCCATTCCCTGGGTCTTGAGCTGGGCGCAATGTCGCTTGATGCTGCCGGGCTGGTTCGGTTTCGGTTCCGCTGTGCAAGCCTACCTGGCCGCCCATCCCACCGATGGCGCGGACGTGCTGCGCGGCATGTACACGGACTGGCCATTCTTCACCTCCCTGCTGTCGAACATGGATATGGTTCTGGCCAAGAGCGACATCGCCATTGCCGGCAAGTATGCTGAACTGGTCAAGGACAAGGCCTTGCGCGACGCCATTTTTACACGCATCCGCGCCGAATACGCGGCCACCCTGGATGCCTTGAAGCTGATCACGGGCCAGGAAGAGTTGCAGCAAGCCAATCCGCTGATGCAGCGCTCGATACGCAACCGTTTCCCATATATCGACCCGCTCAATCACGTGCAGCTGGAGTTGTTGAAACGTTTCCGAGAAGGCAAGCAGGATGCGGCGGCGCGCACGGGCATCCATTTGTCGATCAACGGCATCGCGGCCGGGTTACGCAACAGCGGTTAATTCATTCAAACAATATCAAGGAGATAGCATGACCATCAAAGTTGCCATCAATGGCTATGGCCGCATCGGCCGCAATGTCTTGCGCGCGTTTTATGAAGGCGGCAAGCAGCAGGATATCGAAATCGTCGCCATCAACGACCTGGGCGACGCCAAGTCGAATGCGCATCTGACGCGCTACGACACGGTGCACGGCAAGTTTCCCGGCGTCGTCACCATCGATGGCGACAACATGCTCGTCAATGGCGACCGCATCCGCGTCTTCGCGCAGCGCGACCCGGCCCTGATACCCTGGGGCGAACTGGGCGTCGACGTGGTGCTTGAATGCACGGGTTTCTTCACCACCAAGGAAAAAGCGTCGGCCCACCTGAAGGGCGGGGCGAAAAAAGTCATCATTTCGGCCCCTGGTGGCAAGGACGTGGACGCCACCATCGTATTCGGCGTCAACCAGCATGTGTTGAAGGCATCCGATACGGTCATTTCGAACGCTTCGTGCACGACGAATTGCCTGGCGCCATTGGTAAAGCCGCTGAACGACGCCATCGGCATCGAATCGGGCCTGATGACCACCGTGCACGCCTACACGAACGACCAGGTGCTGTCCGACGTGATGCATGAAGACTTGCGCCGCGCCCGCTCGGCCACGCATTCGATGATCCCCACCAAGACGGGCGCGGCCGCGGCTGTCGGCCTCGTCTTGCCGGAACTGAATGGCAAGCTGGACGGCTTTGCCATCCGCGTGCCGACGATTAACGTGTCGCTGGTCGACCTGTCCT
It encodes the following:
- the gap gene encoding type I glyceraldehyde-3-phosphate dehydrogenase; this encodes MTIKVAINGYGRIGRNVLRAFYEGGKQQDIEIVAINDLGDAKSNAHLTRYDTVHGKFPGVVTIDGDNMLVNGDRIRVFAQRDPALIPWGELGVDVVLECTGFFTTKEKASAHLKGGAKKVIISAPGGKDVDATIVFGVNQHVLKASDTVISNASCTTNCLAPLVKPLNDAIGIESGLMTTVHAYTNDQVLSDVMHEDLRRARSATHSMIPTKTGAAAAVGLVLPELNGKLDGFAIRVPTINVSLVDLSFIAKRDTSVEEVNALLKTASEGALKGILTYQTEPLVSIDFNHNPASSNFDSTLTKVSGRLVKVSSWYDNEWGFSNRMLDTTVALMAAK
- the ppc gene encoding phosphoenolpyruvate carboxylase, encoding MQMNEVKDELLSSDIRQLGRLLGDAIRNHLGDPAFERIEHVRQLAIRFRRDNDEVARAQLSDALQALSQEETTQLTRAFSYFSLLANIAEDQHHIRRTRAHLIAGSPPRQGSLSHAVGNVFDAGKADALASFFEDAFVSPVFTAHPTEVQRKSIQNCQMAIARLLSDRDRVQMTPEEAEQNEEALGRGIVTLWQTRLLRTSKLSVMDEVANGLSFYDHTILRELPKLYSSLETMLAQRDARWEDAELPNFMKVGSWIGGDRDGNPFVTADILRSTLQTQADKVLDFYLGELRKLASQLSLAQILNACSEPLRALAERSADASPHRVDEPYRRALHGIHARLEATRVVLSNKGKQAEGVQPYAAAAELLADLDVVQHSLVSNGLRALARGRLRQLRRAVKVFGFSLAPLDLRQNSDVHERVVGELFAGAQPGLVYLDLDEEQRIAVLLAELESPRLLTSPYAQYSEETTSELDIFRAVREAHLKYGRESVPNCIISKAASVSDLLEVALLLKEVGLLRQDSREVDVNIIPLFETIDDLRAGPAIMARAFGLPFYRGLLASRADQQEVMLGYSDSNKDGGFLTSGWELYKAEIELVTVFKQEQIKLRLFHGRGGSVGRGGGPSYEAILAQPAGAVQGQIRLTEQGEVITAKYANPEVGRRNLEVLVAATIQSTLLPQAQLQPKASAGAGHLAAMEELSGTALNAYRDLVYGTEGFEQYFWESTVIAEIAALNIGSRPASRKKSTSIEDLRAIPWVLSWAQCRLMLPGWFGFGSAVQAYLAAHPTDGADVLRGMYTDWPFFTSLLSNMDMVLAKSDIAIAGKYAELVKDKALRDAIFTRIRAEYAATLDALKLITGQEELQQANPLMQRSIRNRFPYIDPLNHVQLELLKRFREGKQDAAARTGIHLSINGIAAGLRNSG